Proteins co-encoded in one Phalacrocorax carbo chromosome 5, bPhaCar2.1, whole genome shotgun sequence genomic window:
- the GAL gene encoding galanin peptides isoform X1, protein MQRCTGLLFLSLILCATLSETFGLVFSAKEKRGWTLNSAGYLLGPRRIDQLLLIKEMSIARGREEAPGAYAVDNHRSFNDKHGFTGKREIQPDEDIEAGNLGRPLADENILRTVIEFLTYLHLKEVGALDKLPSPEETNQS, encoded by the exons ATGCAGAGGTGCACTGGTCTCCTGTTTCTGTCTTTAATCCTTTGTGCCACCCTGTCAGAAACATTTGGACTGGTTTTCTCA gcaaaagaaaaaaggggctGGACTTTGAATAGTGCTGGTTACCTGCTTGGGCCAC GTCGTATTGATCAGCTTTTACTGATAAAGGAAATGTCCATTGCAAGGGGGAGAGAAGAGGCACCAGGGGCAT ATGCAGTAGATAACCACAGGTCTTTCAATGACAAACATGGTTTCACTGGTAAACGTGAAATACAGCCTGATGAGGATATTGAAGCAG GGAATCTTGGAAGACCACTGGCTGATGAAAACATTCTGCGCACAGTAATTGAATTTTTGACTTATTTGCATCTTAAAG agGTGGGAGCACTTGACAAACTACCTTCACCAGAGGAAACAAACCAGTCTTGA
- the GAL gene encoding galanin peptides isoform X2, with amino-acid sequence MQRCTGLLFLSLILCATLSETFGLVFSAKEKRGWTLNSAGYLLGPHAVDNHRSFNDKHGFTGKREIQPDEDIEAGNLGRPLADENILRTVIEFLTYLHLKEVGALDKLPSPEETNQS; translated from the exons ATGCAGAGGTGCACTGGTCTCCTGTTTCTGTCTTTAATCCTTTGTGCCACCCTGTCAGAAACATTTGGACTGGTTTTCTCA gcaaaagaaaaaaggggctGGACTTTGAATAGTGCTGGTTACCTGCTTGGGCCAC ATGCAGTAGATAACCACAGGTCTTTCAATGACAAACATGGTTTCACTGGTAAACGTGAAATACAGCCTGATGAGGATATTGAAGCAG GGAATCTTGGAAGACCACTGGCTGATGAAAACATTCTGCGCACAGTAATTGAATTTTTGACTTATTTGCATCTTAAAG agGTGGGAGCACTTGACAAACTACCTTCACCAGAGGAAACAAACCAGTCTTGA